Proteins co-encoded in one Nonomuraea helvata genomic window:
- a CDS encoding amidohydrolase family protein — translation MQIIDAQIHLWEGDNAPPHHWRAPYTIENALRDMDEAGIDRAVNCPAIWDPGANDYAVEAARQHPDRFATLGWFPLDETADESLVDHWLDKPGMLGLRFVLMATDPGELDWLWEAANQRELPVGLMVWPQHLPLIGDIAARYPQMRLLMDHLAASPFEKLPEAAAHLDALLALADQPNIAVKATAVPSMATDEYPYASTHDLLRRVFDAFGAERMFWGTDITRMRCTWRECVTMFTEELPWLKGKDLELFMGRGLANWIGWR, via the coding sequence ATGCAGATCATCGATGCCCAGATCCACCTGTGGGAAGGTGACAACGCACCGCCGCATCACTGGCGCGCGCCGTACACCATCGAGAACGCCCTGCGCGACATGGACGAAGCCGGAATCGACCGGGCCGTCAACTGCCCGGCGATCTGGGACCCCGGCGCTAACGACTACGCCGTCGAAGCGGCGCGGCAGCACCCGGATCGATTCGCGACCCTAGGCTGGTTTCCCCTCGACGAAACGGCGGACGAGTCGCTCGTCGATCACTGGCTCGACAAACCGGGGATGCTGGGGCTGCGGTTCGTCCTGATGGCGACAGACCCCGGCGAGCTCGACTGGTTGTGGGAGGCAGCCAACCAGCGTGAGCTCCCGGTGGGACTGATGGTGTGGCCCCAGCATCTGCCCCTCATCGGCGACATCGCCGCGCGTTATCCGCAGATGCGGCTGCTGATGGACCACCTGGCGGCCAGCCCTTTCGAGAAGCTGCCGGAAGCCGCCGCGCACCTGGACGCCCTGCTCGCCCTGGCGGACCAGCCCAACATCGCCGTCAAAGCCACGGCCGTCCCCAGCATGGCCACCGACGAGTATCCGTACGCGAGCACCCATGATCTGCTGCGCCGGGTGTTCGACGCCTTCGGCGCCGAGCGGATGTTCTGGGGCACCGACATCACCCGTATGCGCTGCACGTGGCGCGAATGCGTGACGATGTTCACCGAAGAACTGCCCTGGCTGAAGGGCAAGGACCTCGAGCTGTTCATGGGCCGTGGCCTGGCCAACTGGATCGGCTGGCGCTGA
- a CDS encoding alpha/beta hydrolase yields the protein MIVTREYTGSRAETDEITSKLSIESQAALRQFSLERTIGYGVNYADAIELRARVLDGQDWRSAATELADVCLEQVQDASRVTRIGYLRRASALLRMSQMMMLSDTSERRAIYANAAELYAQAAELAGDRKRISIKTDHGMLAGWLIPAGEAAGASAIVIGGIEGWAMDFDSLGEALAARGVDALMLDAPGQGETRFQHEHYMSPQWRQPYGSAIDFLEERAPGRPIGIIGNSMGGSFAMAVAVDDPRIGACCGNGGILAPWMVPPTIGTFFSKMVAFCGTEDADKALDAWKTVTPAADGPNAGYPLLIVQGGQDPLVSVDLGEVLLNQAPTDDKQMVVFSDGQHCVYNHQHDRDVLMADWLRARLS from the coding sequence GTGATCGTGACACGTGAGTACACCGGGAGCCGGGCAGAAACCGACGAGATCACTTCGAAGCTCTCGATCGAGTCGCAGGCAGCGCTGCGCCAGTTCTCGCTCGAACGCACCATCGGATACGGCGTCAACTACGCCGATGCCATCGAGCTGCGCGCCCGCGTGCTCGACGGCCAGGACTGGCGATCGGCGGCCACCGAGCTCGCCGACGTCTGCCTGGAGCAGGTCCAAGACGCTTCCCGTGTCACGCGGATCGGCTACCTTCGTCGGGCGTCAGCCCTGCTGCGCATGAGCCAGATGATGATGCTGTCCGACACCTCCGAACGCAGGGCCATCTACGCCAACGCAGCGGAACTGTACGCACAAGCCGCCGAGCTGGCCGGGGATCGCAAGCGCATCTCCATCAAGACCGATCACGGCATGCTCGCGGGCTGGCTCATCCCCGCCGGCGAGGCCGCCGGCGCCTCGGCCATCGTCATCGGTGGAATCGAGGGCTGGGCCATGGACTTCGACAGCCTCGGCGAAGCACTCGCGGCGCGCGGCGTCGACGCGCTGATGCTCGACGCTCCGGGACAGGGCGAGACGAGATTCCAGCACGAGCACTATATGTCCCCGCAGTGGCGTCAGCCGTACGGCAGCGCCATCGACTTCCTCGAGGAGCGCGCCCCGGGTCGCCCGATCGGCATCATCGGCAACAGCATGGGCGGCAGCTTCGCCATGGCCGTTGCGGTGGACGACCCACGGATCGGCGCGTGCTGCGGCAACGGCGGCATCCTCGCCCCATGGATGGTCCCGCCGACCATCGGCACCTTTTTCTCCAAGATGGTGGCCTTCTGCGGCACAGAGGATGCTGACAAGGCGTTGGACGCCTGGAAGACCGTGACTCCCGCCGCCGACGGTCCCAACGCCGGCTACCCACTGCTGATCGTGCAGGGCGGCCAGGACCCCCTGGTGTCGGTGGACCTGGGCGAAGTGCTGCTGAATCAAGCACCGACCGACGACAAGCAGATGGTCGTCTTCTCCGACGGTCAACACTGCGTCTACAACCACCAGCACGACCGCGACGTGCTGATGGCCGACTGGCTGAGAGCCCGCCTGAGCTGA
- a CDS encoding FtsK/SpoIIIE domain-containing protein, with amino-acid sequence MFKRMPGDEPHRIVSTTPDTAVVFKPAVVRTPAIIALVIFAARFVAGLVRLIWRHPVALAVIAVPGALCFVYGWRVALLLVAPALAGLGAWAVLDRPTFTRWVGWRVTAFVRWFWIYRRHWQPVMTVSGLARHIRGREYVPRLVKVTSDSWADRVTVRMLDGQAVKNWTDRIENLSHGFGSETCRVSVAKAGRLVLTFPRRDPLATPIPALPIPDIPTVGPIEIGKLEDGSPWLLRLHGTHVLVAGATGAGKGSIIWSAVRGLLPAMWAGLVEIWALDPKLMELSYGKALFGGRYAADPADCADLLDEAVSVMHKRAARFAGVQRSHAPTLDDPFILVVVDEVAFLTAYQSDKQLRQRISAALATLTTQGRAVGVGVLAALQDPRKEVMNIRNLFPDKIALRLDESEQVDMVLGDGARDRGALADLISPRPERGAGVGYVRLETSPDPIRVRAAYVSDEDIRAMVGEVR; translated from the coding sequence ATGTTCAAGAGGATGCCCGGCGACGAGCCGCACCGCATCGTCTCCACCACCCCCGACACGGCGGTGGTCTTCAAACCGGCCGTGGTGCGAACCCCGGCCATCATCGCCCTGGTCATCTTCGCCGCTCGATTCGTCGCCGGCCTTGTCCGCCTCATCTGGCGGCATCCCGTGGCTCTGGCCGTGATCGCCGTTCCGGGCGCGCTCTGCTTCGTGTACGGCTGGCGCGTCGCGCTCCTGCTCGTCGCTCCTGCTCTCGCTGGTCTGGGCGCATGGGCGGTCCTCGACAGGCCGACGTTCACTCGATGGGTCGGCTGGCGGGTGACGGCGTTCGTGCGCTGGTTCTGGATCTATCGGCGACACTGGCAACCGGTCATGACCGTGTCCGGCCTGGCTCGGCACATACGCGGGCGGGAGTACGTTCCGCGGCTGGTCAAGGTCACCTCCGACTCGTGGGCCGACCGGGTCACCGTCCGGATGCTCGACGGTCAGGCGGTCAAGAACTGGACCGACAGGATCGAGAACCTGTCCCATGGCTTCGGGTCGGAGACCTGTCGAGTCTCGGTGGCCAAGGCCGGTCGGCTCGTACTGACCTTCCCTCGCCGTGATCCGCTGGCCACGCCCATACCGGCGCTTCCCATCCCGGATATACCGACGGTGGGGCCGATTGAGATCGGCAAGCTGGAGGACGGGTCCCCCTGGCTGTTGCGGCTGCACGGAACTCACGTCCTGGTCGCCGGTGCCACCGGGGCAGGCAAGGGCTCGATCATCTGGTCAGCGGTCCGCGGGCTCCTACCAGCCATGTGGGCGGGCCTGGTGGAGATCTGGGCGCTCGACCCCAAGCTGATGGAGCTGTCGTACGGCAAGGCGCTCTTCGGCGGCCGGTACGCGGCTGATCCCGCTGACTGCGCTGACCTGCTCGACGAGGCGGTGAGTGTCATGCACAAGCGCGCCGCTCGCTTCGCTGGAGTTCAGCGCTCGCACGCACCCACCCTCGACGACCCCTTCATTCTGGTCGTGGTCGACGAGGTGGCCTTCCTGACCGCCTACCAGTCCGACAAGCAGCTCAGGCAACGTATCTCCGCCGCCCTGGCCACCCTGACCACTCAGGGGCGGGCGGTCGGCGTCGGGGTGCTGGCGGCTCTCCAGGACCCTCGGAAGGAGGTCATGAACATCCGCAATCTCTTCCCGGACAAGATCGCTCTGCGCCTGGACGAGTCGGAGCAAGTGGACATGGTGCTCGGTGACGGGGCGCGGGATCGCGGTGCGCTGGCTGATCTGATCTCTCCTCGTCCGGAGCGGGGCGCGGGCGTCGGATACGTCCGGCTGGAGACCAGCCCTGACCCGATTCGTGTGCGGGCGGCGTACGTCTCCGACGAGGACATTCGTGCGATGGTCGGTGAGGTCCGATGA
- a CDS encoding plasmid replication, integration and excision activator — MALQGPIPVTFDMVFPHGCYIVGEVEPVKDFDASTNGRFVQSRDKQSGELVWQVSVMDADPSLKAAQKTVSVKILNPVQPVPPAPMAGLPFTPVEFDHMTVTPYVNQAGRLAYSIKVREMRAPRPAGKATAKDAA; from the coding sequence ATGGCACTGCAAGGTCCCATCCCCGTCACGTTCGACATGGTCTTCCCGCACGGCTGCTACATCGTCGGCGAGGTCGAGCCGGTCAAGGACTTCGACGCCTCGACCAACGGGCGCTTCGTTCAGTCCCGCGACAAGCAGAGCGGAGAGCTCGTCTGGCAGGTCAGCGTCATGGACGCCGATCCGTCGCTCAAGGCCGCTCAGAAGACCGTGTCCGTGAAGATCCTCAACCCGGTGCAGCCGGTTCCTCCGGCGCCCATGGCTGGACTGCCGTTCACGCCGGTCGAGTTCGACCACATGACCGTCACGCCGTACGTCAACCAAGCAGGAAGGCTGGCGTACTCGATCAAGGTTCGCGAGATGCGCGCTCCTCGTCCCGCTGGCAAGGCGACCGCTAAGGACGCGGCGTGA
- a CDS encoding FAD-dependent monooxygenase — protein MTEHIEVLVVGAGPAGLALACDLQRRGIRFRIVNAAEHGFEGSRAKGVQPRTLEVFDDLGVLPELQSRGTLYPLLGLHVGPLTLPWVMYRRHKATEDVPYPNTMLVPQYETDACIRRRLEELGGAVEYGTRLLSYEETADGIVATVEGSGGTEQIHTRFLVGADGGASTVRLTAGIDFVGTTDETDRMIVADVTLSGLSRRRWHVWPRNKGRFMALCPLPGSEKFQLMLKLRPEEKVDLSQDAVNRLVQEFVGLAKLRVREIHWASVWRPNIRLAERYRAGNVFLVGDAAHVHPPTGAQGLNTGVQDAYNLGWKLAQVLAGAPDVLLDSYEAERQPVAARVLGLSSELYASMSDRPLTAVKRGDEERQLTLTYRGGPLAPSGGEQLVGAGDRAPDASYTDAQGRSGRLFDLFRGPHFTLIAIGAAAIDALDHISWPDRGAPLTTVAIPSGAVPYGIQAPAHILVRPDGYIAYVTRDDWNAALDQHAQLMLPKLDDKDSR, from the coding sequence ATGACTGAGCACATCGAGGTCCTAGTGGTCGGCGCCGGGCCCGCCGGCCTGGCGCTGGCCTGCGACCTGCAGCGTCGCGGGATCCGCTTCCGCATCGTCAACGCGGCCGAGCACGGCTTCGAGGGCTCCCGCGCCAAGGGCGTGCAGCCCAGGACGCTGGAGGTCTTCGACGATCTCGGAGTCCTGCCCGAGCTTCAGTCGCGCGGCACGCTCTACCCGCTGCTCGGCCTCCACGTCGGCCCGCTCACCCTGCCCTGGGTGATGTACCGGCGCCACAAGGCGACCGAGGACGTGCCCTACCCCAACACCATGCTGGTGCCGCAGTACGAGACCGACGCGTGTATCCGGCGACGACTGGAGGAGCTCGGCGGCGCTGTGGAGTACGGCACCCGCCTGCTCTCCTACGAAGAGACCGCCGACGGCATCGTCGCGACCGTCGAAGGATCGGGCGGCACCGAACAGATCCACACCCGCTTCCTGGTGGGCGCCGATGGCGGCGCCAGCACCGTGCGTCTCACCGCGGGGATCGACTTCGTCGGGACGACCGACGAAACGGACCGGATGATCGTCGCCGACGTGACGCTCAGCGGCCTGTCGCGCAGGCGCTGGCACGTCTGGCCACGCAACAAGGGCCGATTCATGGCGCTGTGCCCACTGCCCGGCAGCGAGAAGTTCCAGCTCATGCTCAAACTCCGTCCGGAGGAAAAGGTCGACCTGAGCCAGGACGCGGTGAATCGCCTCGTCCAGGAGTTCGTGGGCCTGGCCAAGCTGCGCGTGCGGGAGATCCACTGGGCCTCGGTCTGGCGGCCGAACATCCGGCTGGCCGAGCGCTACCGTGCCGGGAACGTCTTCCTCGTCGGGGACGCCGCCCACGTTCACCCGCCCACCGGTGCGCAGGGGCTGAACACCGGCGTCCAGGACGCCTACAACCTCGGCTGGAAACTGGCCCAGGTGCTGGCCGGAGCGCCGGACGTCCTGCTCGACAGCTACGAGGCAGAGCGGCAGCCCGTCGCCGCCCGGGTGCTCGGCCTGTCCAGCGAGCTCTACGCGAGCATGAGCGATCGGCCCCTGACCGCCGTCAAGCGCGGTGACGAGGAACGACAGCTCACGCTCACCTACCGCGGCGGCCCTCTGGCTCCATCCGGTGGCGAGCAACTCGTCGGCGCCGGCGACCGCGCGCCGGATGCCAGCTACACCGACGCCCAGGGGCGCTCCGGGCGGCTCTTCGACCTGTTCCGGGGTCCGCACTTCACGCTGATCGCGATCGGTGCCGCCGCGATCGACGCCCTGGACCACATCAGCTGGCCCGATCGCGGTGCGCCGCTGACGACCGTGGCGATCCCATCGGGCGCGGTTCCCTACGGCATTCAGGCACCGGCCCACATCCTGGTGCGGCCCGACGGCTACATCGCCTACGTCACCCGCGACGACTGGAACGCCGCATTGGACCAACATGCCCAGCTCATGCTGCCGAAACTCGACGACAAGGATTCCAGGTGA